The window GGCCGGCGTCTCGATCATGACGCCGAGCTTGTAGCCTCTGTTGTAAGGGATGCCTTCGGCGTCGAGGCGCTCCTCCTCCTCCTTGAGCATCTCGCGCACGCGCAGGATCTCCTCTATCTCGTTCACGAAAGGGAGCATGGGGCGGACGTCGCCGTGGACCGTCGCCCTGAGGATGGCCCGCAACTGCGGACGGAAGAGCTCGGGTTCGTCGAGGCAGACTCGGATGGCTCTCCATCCGAGAAAGGGATTCTCCTCCTGAGGCATGTGCAGGAACATGGGAAACTTGTCGCCGCCCAGGTCGAAGGTGCGGATGCAGACGACCTGATTCGAGAAGACGCGAGCCACCGCCCGGTAGGCCCGGAACTGCTCCTCCTCGCCCGGCATCACGCTCCTCCCCACCGCGAGGAATTCCGTACGGAAGAGGCCGACCCCGACGCCGCCGTGCTCGCGAGCGGGCCCCGCGTCGTCCGGCAGGTCGAGATTGGCGCGCAGCTCGACGTGCTGTCCGTCCCTGGTCACGGACTCCAGGCCGGCGATGGCCTCGATCTCGCCTTCCCAGGCGCGCAGCCGGTCTCGACGGGCGATGAAGCTGTTGCGCTGGACTTTGTCGGGGTCGAAGACGACGCGGCCGGCGCGGCCGTCCACGACCGCCTCCCGGGAGCTCCGGGATCGGCGCACCGCATCCGGAACCCCCACTACCGCCGGGATGGCGAGCGAGCGAGCCAGCATCACCCAGTGCGCGCTGCGGGTGCCCTGTTCGGTGACGATGCCCGAGACGACCCCCGGCCTCCACGCCACGACCAGGCTGGGAGAGAGATTCCTGGCGAGCACCACGACCCCTTCCGATTCCGGCGAGGCCACCTCGGCCAGGTCGCGCCTGCCCAGGAGCTTGCCC is drawn from Gemmatimonadota bacterium and contains these coding sequences:
- the ptsP gene encoding phosphoenolpyruvate--protein phosphotransferase, producing the protein MSIVLDGIAASEGIVSGPIFELAWQVPTVPHSTVPPDQARKEIARFAAARAWAKESLRTLRDRTEERVGEVEARIFDPQILMLDDPQVVDGTVLYIAQNRLSAERAFQWRMLELQNLWSRKDHPMILDRLNDLQDVMSRVLGKLLGRRDLAEVASPESEGVVVLARNLSPSLVVAWRPGVVSGIVTEQGTRSAHWVMLARSLAIPAVVGVPDAVRRSRSSREAVVDGRAGRVVFDPDKVQRNSFIARRDRLRAWEGEIEAIAGLESVTRDGQHVELRANLDLPDDAGPAREHGGVGVGLFRTEFLAVGRSVMPGEEEQFRAYRAVARVFSNQVVCIRTFDLGGDKFPMFLHMPQEENPFLGWRAIRVCLDEPELFRPQLRAILRATVHGDVRPMLPFVNEIEEILRVREMLKEEEERLDAEGIPYNRGYKLGVMIETPAAALETAHLASHADFFSLGTNDLVQYTLAVDRTNTRLTHRYEPFHPAVLSQLQLVARAGRAAGIEVSVCGELAQNPLGAFLLLGLDIFTLSMAWPYLPEIKKFIRDIDITTARSTARQALKAPTAREVVRTLADGIGSAADLSLFMHRDQSSSNLSL